AATCCGGAAGCAACGAGCAGAAAACTCCGCCCGAAGGCGGACGCCTGCGCCTCTGGGTCGAGTGGAAGGACGGGGACAAGGATCGCCGCGAGCCGGCCGAGACCTTCGTCCTGGACGTCCTTTCCGGAAAGCCGATGGAGGTCAAGCCCTGGGTCTTCACCGGCTCGCGCGAGGTCTTCAATCCCGCCGAGGGCAAGATGACCCTCGGGGTCCTCAACACGAAAAACGTCATCGCCCTGTACCACAACGACGCCACCGTCCTCGTCCAGCCTTCCTCGCTGGCCAAGGACCCGCACCAGTTCAAGGTGAACAAGCCCGCCGTTCCCCGCGAGGGAACGCCGGTCCGGATCGTTCTCGAGGCGGTCAAGTAACGGGAGGTCCGATCATGAGACGCGCGCTCTTCGGCCTGGTTGTCGCCGCTCTGGCCGCCCCCGCGGCGGCGCACGCGTACATCGAAGCGCTCTATCCGCTGCAGCAGTTCATGAACGAATCCCAGGTCATCGCCGAGGGCGTCCTCGAATCGGCCGACCCCAAGACCAAGACCGCCCAGGTCAAGATCCTGCGCTC
This portion of the Planctomycetota bacterium genome encodes:
- a CDS encoding YdjY domain-containing protein, whose protein sequence is MEIRHGAPFVGYEKGAGTVDPGQGGGTMPTRALAAIFAALVPVLGAAQESGSLQIDAAKGTISFAARVAKFDQYEQLKGAIEYLVVMPGGKEYESVFVAPLDPIALYEGLKKIGVEPGKSGSNEQKTPPEGGRLRLWVEWKDGDKDRREPAETFVLDVLSGKPMEVKPWVFTGSREVFNPAEGKMTLGVLNTKNVIALYHNDATVLVQPSSLAKDPHQFKVNKPAVPREGTPVRIVLEAVK